In Bradyrhizobium sp. 1(2017), one DNA window encodes the following:
- a CDS encoding DUF2336 domain-containing protein — protein MDGAKTLLQDLDDAIARGTDESRARALWHATDILITGRYSDDEISMFGDVIGRLADEIEVAARAQLSEVMSACDHAPLNVIEKLALDDEIEVAGPVLRDSTRINEQMLVESAMTKGQAHLLAIAQRQSIGEAVTDVLVKRGNQEVVTSVAKNEGARFSGSGLLHMVRRAEGDSILAEQLGLRKDVPRHIFQQLISKASEDVRRRLETERPEMMAQIQSSVTEVTGDLQSKFGPSSRSYFVAKRVVTTQYRQGNLNQDSISNYARQHRFDEVQIGLSLLSALPVDVIERALMDRNREMILVLCKALDFSWDTTMSLLFLGAKDHLITARELQDNEREYGRLKIETSRSILKFYQSRKNSVGADAGRQPELQVH, from the coding sequence ATGGACGGGGCGAAGACGCTGCTACAGGATCTGGACGACGCGATCGCGCGCGGCACCGACGAAAGCCGGGCGCGGGCGCTGTGGCATGCGACCGACATCCTGATCACCGGCCGCTACAGCGACGACGAGATCAGCATGTTCGGCGACGTCATCGGCCGGCTCGCCGACGAGATCGAGGTCGCCGCGCGCGCGCAGCTCTCGGAAGTCATGTCGGCGTGCGATCACGCCCCGCTCAACGTTATCGAAAAGCTTGCCCTCGACGACGAGATCGAGGTCGCCGGTCCCGTGCTGCGCGACTCCACCCGCATCAACGAGCAGATGCTGGTCGAGAGTGCCATGACCAAGGGCCAGGCGCATCTGCTCGCGATCGCCCAGCGCCAGTCGATCGGCGAGGCCGTGACCGACGTGCTGGTCAAGCGCGGCAACCAGGAGGTCGTGACATCGGTTGCGAAGAACGAGGGCGCGCGCTTCTCCGGCTCGGGCCTGCTGCACATGGTTCGCCGGGCCGAGGGCGATTCGATTCTCGCCGAGCAGCTTGGCCTGCGCAAGGACGTGCCGCGCCACATCTTCCAGCAGTTGATCTCGAAAGCCTCCGAAGACGTCCGCCGCCGGCTCGAGACCGAGCGGCCCGAGATGATGGCGCAGATCCAGAGCTCGGTGACCGAGGTCACCGGCGATCTTCAGTCCAAGTTCGGCCCGTCCTCGCGCAGCTATTTCGTCGCCAAGCGCGTGGTGACGACACAGTACCGTCAGGGCAATCTCAACCAGGACTCGATCTCGAACTATGCGCGCCAGCACCGCTTCGACGAGGTGCAGATCGGCCTGTCGCTGCTGTCGGCGCTGCCGGTCGACGTGATCGAGCGCGCGCTGATGGACCGCAACCGCGAGATGATCCTGGTGCTGTGCAAGGCGCTCGATTTCTCCTGGGATACGACGATGTCCCTGCTGTTCCTCGGCGCCAAGGATCATCTGATCACGGCGCGCGAGCTCCAGGACAATGAGCGCGAGTATGGCCGGCTCAAGATCGAGACCTCGCGCAGCATCCTGAAGTTCTACCAGTCGCGCAAGAACAGCGTGGGTGCCGATGCGGGCCGTCAGCCCGAACTTCAAGTCCATTGA
- a CDS encoding AsmA family protein codes for MQTTLLGLAIAFIIALLAALIGPYFIDWNQFRPQFEAEATRIIGVPVRVAGELDARLLPAPTLRLRSVTLGGNNDPGRVRADKLDVEFSLGSLMRGEWRATELSVGGMAVDLGLDARGRVDLPSTASGTFNLASLAIERLNLTGRIALHDAASRSTLELNDIVFSGDVRSLAGAVRGEGSFSASGVRYPFRISSGPSADGNATRLHLNIDPGERAILADLDGVLAFDNRLPKFDGALTLAVPATKKAGEAGPMPWKLTTRLKADPAGAKFEQIDASFGAEDAALKLGGVGDLKFGASPLLRTVLSARQVDADKLAAKDAAKDAAKDAVKGTATDDAQPQRVLQALRAGLAAIPQAPIPAQIEFNSDQIMLGGRPLQNITAELQTDGRSWTFRRLELRAPGMTQLSLNGATPGADSFSGRLSVESSDPDTLVAWLQGRSEVNRRSTRPLRLAGEVTIAANHLAIDRLKAEIEGGAVEGRIAFVQSGASKGSRIDAELKADRLDLDAAASFVRALAGPQGEWPEEAKLSLDIGRAVSAGQELRPFAAKLGYGPAALSLEQLRFGQAGGVTTEASGSFDRTHATGKFALKSSANSLRELTALIEPFSPAVRARFDAIPALPGATRLKLDLSLDKNAEHADRSNARVVFDLDAPQLKASATLAAQMPSAAIGGVDIEKVSNSDFTLETKASTPQAGALLALLGLDRVVAAGEGASQFEGKMTGAFRRPLQVNAKLSGGGLDADAQGSFDWPASKGSASLRVRNANLAPLLGTSATDKSAQNVSLSARVGLSGNRLTFDDLDSSAAGSHLRGHLTVTLDQERSVEGEVGLDTLDLAPALAMAIGAAGRESGEPLSPGLVSGWRGRIVFQALRGTLPGGIELRPVGGTIRSDGQSLALDALKGNVGGGDMSASLDARNGAGGLTVNTRIELRNVDATTLRFRDLSLPKGRASVQMALTSQGRSVAALTGALAGNGTVTLDAAEITGLNPRAFEIAIRASDGGQVADDNRLRQLVEPALSAGPIKVASAQIPFTIRDGRLRVGATPLEAKNARAIVSGGYDIPADQADIRASLTPIMNGLSGAPPEIQLFAAGPPDKLNRTVDLAPLSSWLAVRTIDRETRRLDAIERGEPPPATAALPTLVSPDAAPEQAPANVPLPGQDPRRMPAKPKVESRPAPAPKPPQAAPAAPSPPATSPPLASQQLAPLPPPIDVKPAPGPAPAKPKPRPPLVLTPQNP; via the coding sequence GTGCAGACGACGCTGCTCGGATTGGCGATTGCCTTCATCATTGCGCTGCTGGCCGCGCTGATCGGGCCTTACTTCATCGACTGGAACCAGTTTCGGCCCCAGTTCGAGGCGGAGGCGACCAGGATCATCGGCGTGCCGGTGCGGGTGGCGGGCGAGCTCGACGCACGGCTCCTGCCGGCGCCGACCTTGCGGCTGCGTTCGGTCACCCTCGGCGGCAACAACGATCCCGGCCGCGTACGCGCCGACAAGCTCGACGTCGAGTTCAGCCTCGGCTCCCTGATGCGCGGCGAATGGCGCGCCACCGAGCTGTCGGTGGGCGGCATGGCGGTCGATCTCGGGCTCGATGCGCGCGGGCGGGTCGATCTGCCGTCGACCGCGAGCGGCACCTTCAATCTCGCCTCGCTCGCCATCGAGCGGCTCAATCTGACCGGCCGCATCGCGCTGCACGATGCCGCCAGCCGTTCGACGCTGGAGCTGAACGACATCGTCTTCTCCGGTGACGTGCGCTCGCTGGCCGGCGCGGTCCGCGGCGAGGGCAGTTTCAGCGCCAGCGGGGTGCGCTACCCGTTCCGCATTTCCTCCGGCCCGAGCGCCGACGGCAACGCGACCCGCCTTCACCTCAACATCGATCCGGGCGAGCGCGCGATCCTCGCCGATCTCGACGGCGTGCTCGCCTTCGACAACCGGCTGCCGAAATTCGACGGGGCGCTGACCCTTGCCGTGCCCGCGACGAAGAAGGCGGGCGAGGCGGGCCCGATGCCCTGGAAGCTCACGACCAGGCTCAAGGCAGATCCGGCCGGCGCCAAATTCGAGCAAATCGACGCCAGCTTCGGCGCGGAGGACGCCGCACTCAAGCTCGGCGGCGTCGGCGACCTCAAATTCGGCGCCTCGCCGCTCTTGCGCACGGTGCTGTCGGCGCGGCAGGTCGATGCCGACAAGCTGGCTGCCAAGGATGCTGCGAAGGATGCTGCGAAGGATGCAGTCAAGGGCACCGCCACTGACGATGCCCAGCCGCAGCGCGTGCTGCAGGCGCTGCGCGCAGGACTGGCCGCGATCCCGCAGGCGCCGATCCCGGCGCAGATCGAGTTCAACTCCGACCAGATCATGCTCGGCGGCCGTCCGCTCCAGAACATCACCGCCGAGCTTCAGACCGACGGACGCTCCTGGACCTTCCGGCGGCTCGAACTGCGCGCGCCCGGCATGACGCAGCTCTCGCTCAATGGCGCGACGCCCGGCGCCGACAGCTTCAGCGGCCGCCTCAGCGTCGAATCCTCCGACCCCGATACGCTGGTGGCCTGGCTTCAGGGCCGCAGCGAGGTCAACCGCCGCAGCACGCGGCCGCTGCGCCTTGCCGGCGAGGTGACCATCGCCGCCAACCATCTCGCCATCGACCGGCTGAAGGCCGAGATCGAAGGCGGCGCGGTGGAGGGACGCATCGCCTTCGTCCAGAGCGGCGCGAGCAAGGGCTCGCGGATCGATGCCGAGCTCAAGGCCGACCGTCTCGACCTCGACGCTGCCGCAAGCTTCGTGCGCGCGCTCGCGGGGCCGCAAGGCGAATGGCCGGAAGAGGCCAAGCTGTCGCTCGATATCGGCCGCGCCGTTTCCGCCGGTCAGGAGCTGCGGCCGTTCGCGGCAAAGCTCGGCTACGGTCCGGCGGCGCTGTCGCTGGAGCAATTGCGGTTTGGCCAGGCCGGCGGCGTCACCACGGAGGCGAGCGGCAGCTTCGATCGCACCCATGCCACCGGCAAGTTCGCGCTGAAATCGTCGGCCAATTCGCTGCGCGAACTCACGGCGCTGATCGAGCCGTTCTCGCCCGCCGTGCGTGCACGGTTCGATGCCATCCCGGCGCTGCCAGGCGCAACCCGCCTCAAGCTCGACCTCAGCCTCGACAAGAACGCCGAACATGCCGATCGCAGCAACGCCCGCGTCGTGTTCGATCTCGACGCGCCGCAGCTCAAGGCGAGCGCGACGCTGGCCGCGCAGATGCCGTCGGCCGCCATTGGTGGCGTCGACATCGAGAAGGTGAGCAACAGCGACTTCACGCTCGAGACGAAAGCATCGACGCCGCAGGCCGGCGCGCTCTTGGCGCTGCTCGGTCTCGATCGCGTGGTGGCCGCGGGCGAGGGCGCTTCGCAGTTCGAAGGCAAGATGACCGGCGCCTTTCGGCGGCCGCTGCAGGTGAACGCGAAGCTCAGCGGCGGCGGGCTGGACGCGGATGCGCAAGGCAGCTTCGACTGGCCGGCGTCCAAGGGCAGCGCCAGCCTGCGCGTCCGCAACGCCAATCTGGCGCCGCTGCTCGGGACCAGCGCGACCGACAAGTCCGCGCAGAACGTCAGCCTGTCCGCCCGCGTCGGGCTCTCAGGCAATCGCTTGACCTTCGACGATCTCGACAGCAGCGCGGCCGGCTCGCATCTGCGCGGCCATCTCACCGTGACACTCGATCAGGAGAGGAGTGTCGAGGGCGAGGTGGGGCTGGATACGCTCGATCTTGCGCCCGCGCTCGCGATGGCCATCGGCGCTGCCGGACGTGAGTCCGGCGAGCCTCTGAGCCCGGGGCTCGTCAGTGGCTGGCGCGGCCGCATCGTCTTCCAGGCGCTGCGCGGCACATTGCCCGGCGGCATCGAGCTGCGCCCCGTCGGCGGCACGATCCGGAGCGACGGCCAGTCGCTCGCGCTCGATGCGCTCAAGGGCAATGTCGGCGGCGGCGATATGTCGGCAAGCCTCGATGCCCGCAATGGCGCGGGTGGCCTGACGGTGAATACCCGCATCGAGCTGCGCAATGTCGATGCGACCACGCTGCGCTTCCGCGATCTTTCGCTGCCGAAGGGACGCGCCTCGGTGCAGATGGCGCTGACCAGCCAGGGGCGCAGCGTCGCGGCCCTCACCGGGGCGCTCGCCGGCAACGGCACGGTGACGCTCGATGCTGCCGAGATTACCGGCCTCAATCCGCGCGCCTTCGAGATCGCCATTCGCGCCAGCGACGGTGGCCAGGTTGCCGACGACAACAGGCTGCGGCAGCTGGTCGAGCCGGCGCTGTCGGCCGGCCCGATCAAGGTGGCCTCGGCGCAGATCCCGTTCACGATCCGCGACGGCCGCCTGCGTGTCGGCGCGACGCCGCTGGAAGCCAAGAACGCCCGCGCCATCGTCTCCGGCGGCTACGACATCCCCGCCGACCAGGCCGATATCCGCGCCAGCCTGACGCCGATCATGAACGGGCTCTCCGGCGCTCCGCCGGAGATCCAGCTGTTCGCGGCAGGTCCTCCCGATAAGCTGAACCGCACTGTCGATCTTGCGCCGCTGTCCTCCTGGCTCGCAGTGCGCACGATCGACCGTGAAACGCGCCGGCTCGATGCGATCGAGCGCGGCGAGCCGCCGCCGGCCACCGCCGCGCTGCCGACGCTGGTCTCGCCCGATGCGGCACCCGAGCAGGCGCCGGCCAATGTGCCGCTGCCGGGCCAGGATCCGCGCCGCATGCCGGCAAAGCCCAAGGTGGAATCGAGACCCGCGCCGGCGCCGAAACCGCCGCAAGCCGCTCCCGCTGCTCCAAGCCCGCCAGCCACGAGCCCGCCGCTCGCAAGTCAGCAGCTTGCCCCGCTGCCGCCGCCGATCGACGTCAAGCCGGCCCCGGGTCCAGCGCCCGCCAAGCCCAAGCCGAGGCCGCCGCTGGTACTGACGCCGCAGAATCCGTGA
- a CDS encoding cytochrome P450: protein MNEQAQPANQGTSGGPLFNPLSPDFIRDPYPHYERLRTIDPIHVTPFGQFVTSRHVDVSLVLRDRRFGKDFVERSKRRYSEKIMDEPVFRSMSHWMLQADPPDHTRLRGLVVKAFTARRVEDMRPRIQEIVDQTIDAVIDRGHMDLIEDFAFRLPVTIICEMLGIPEEHREVFYKSSRDGGRLLDPVPLSPEEIKKGNEGNLMAQMYFQQLFELRRRNPGDDLITQLVQAEEDGHKLTNEELTANIILLFGAGHETTVNLIGNGLLALHRNPDQLALLKARPELMAGAVEEFLRYDSSVQMTGRVALEDIDDLGGAKIPKGETVLCLLGSANRDPAVYPDRPDRLDVTRQNVKPLSFGGGIHFCLGAQLARIEAEIAIATLLRRLPDLRIDDVENPQWRPTFVLRGLTRLPASW, encoded by the coding sequence ATGAACGAGCAAGCGCAACCCGCGAACCAAGGCACAAGCGGCGGTCCGTTGTTCAACCCGCTGTCGCCGGATTTCATCCGCGATCCCTATCCGCATTATGAGCGGCTGCGCACGATCGATCCGATCCATGTGACGCCGTTCGGCCAGTTCGTCACCAGCCGCCACGTCGATGTCAGCCTCGTGCTGCGCGACAGGCGCTTCGGCAAGGATTTCGTCGAGCGTTCGAAGCGCCGCTACAGCGAAAAGATCATGGACGAGCCGGTTTTCCGCAGCATGAGCCACTGGATGCTGCAGGCCGATCCGCCCGACCATACCCGCCTGCGCGGCCTGGTCGTGAAGGCCTTCACCGCGCGCCGCGTCGAAGACATGCGGCCGCGCATCCAGGAGATCGTCGACCAGACCATCGATGCCGTGATCGACCGCGGCCACATGGACCTGATCGAGGATTTTGCCTTCCGCCTGCCTGTGACCATCATCTGCGAGATGCTCGGCATTCCCGAGGAGCACCGCGAGGTCTTCTACAAGAGCTCGCGCGACGGCGGGCGGCTGCTCGACCCCGTGCCCTTGTCTCCGGAGGAGATCAAGAAGGGTAACGAGGGCAACCTGATGGCCCAGATGTATTTCCAGCAGCTGTTCGAGCTGCGCCGCAGGAATCCCGGCGACGATCTCATCACCCAGCTCGTGCAGGCCGAGGAGGACGGCCACAAGCTCACCAACGAGGAACTGACCGCCAACATCATCCTGTTGTTCGGCGCCGGCCACGAGACCACCGTCAATTTGATCGGCAACGGCCTCCTGGCGCTGCACCGCAATCCGGACCAGCTCGCGCTCCTGAAGGCGCGGCCCGAGCTGATGGCGGGCGCGGTCGAGGAATTCCTGCGCTACGATTCCTCGGTGCAGATGACCGGGCGCGTCGCGCTGGAGGACATCGACGATCTCGGCGGCGCGAAGATCCCCAAGGGCGAGACCGTGCTCTGCCTGCTCGGCTCGGCCAACCGCGATCCGGCGGTCTATCCTGACCGGCCCGACCGGCTGGACGTCACCCGGCAGAACGTGAAGCCGCTGTCGTTCGGCGGCGGCATCCATTTCTGCCTGGGCGCCCAATTGGCGCGCATCGAGGCCGAGATCGCCATCGCCACGCTGCTCCGCCGGTTACCGGATTTGCGCATCGACGACGTCGAGAACCCGCAGTGGCGGCCGACCTTCGTGCTGCGCGGCCTGACGCGCCTGCCGGCGAGCTGGTGA
- a CDS encoding TetR/AcrR family transcriptional regulator — translation MSRVRTRPTRDDTRDKLFEAAARVFEEDGIGGASIEAIATAAGFTRGAFYSNFKSKDELIIAMLEDHVEQSIRRNLDILAQHDNLDDFIAALKTMDRSRQDPLGRSPLLHIEMILFVARAEKRRPELAKRLRARRKLVADIVEATLKGKAKGEALNPPWIASVVLALEDGFRLHRLIDPETTPADSFLRAITDLRRRTGLAAE, via the coding sequence ATGTCAAGGGTGAGAACCAGGCCGACCAGGGACGATACGCGCGACAAATTGTTCGAGGCGGCCGCGCGCGTGTTCGAGGAGGACGGTATCGGCGGCGCCAGCATCGAGGCGATCGCGACGGCCGCGGGTTTTACCCGCGGCGCGTTCTACTCCAACTTCAAGAGCAAGGACGAGCTCATCATCGCGATGCTCGAGGACCATGTCGAGCAGTCGATCCGCCGAAACCTCGACATCCTCGCACAGCACGACAATCTCGACGATTTCATCGCCGCGTTGAAGACGATGGACCGCAGCAGGCAGGACCCGCTCGGCCGCTCGCCGCTGCTGCACATCGAGATGATCCTGTTCGTCGCGCGCGCCGAGAAGCGCCGCCCCGAGCTCGCCAAACGCCTGCGCGCGCGGCGCAAGCTGGTTGCCGACATCGTCGAGGCGACGTTGAAGGGCAAGGCGAAGGGCGAGGCGCTGAACCCGCCTTGGATCGCCTCCGTGGTGCTGGCGCTGGAAGACGGCTTTCGCCTGCACCGGCTGATCGATCCCGAGACGACGCCGGCCGACAGCTTTTTGCGCGCGATCACGGATTTGCGCCGGAGGACCGGGCTGGCGGCGGAGTGA
- a CDS encoding MFS transporter, with product MLRYRAWYVTGSAALMLALIMGTLVNGLTAFFVPIEAAEGWGRSEIAAINSFGLVGIAVGSVIMGFVSDRLGIRPICLIAVTAMGACLLLTAHADAVWQLYVIFFLAGAFSGGALFAPIFATVGNWFPTSAGLAIGIAAAGQAVGQGGVPFLSAFLIERFGWRGAMIALGAAVLAMLLPLAAFMRDAPASSSGGGAAQAPPIRSTLAVPILSVAVFFCCACMAVPLMHLMPLIQGLCIPATDAGGVMLAMLLAAIAGRIAYGKLCDMIGPLSSWAVASSLQTAGVLAFTQFTSLRGFLIFSIVYGFAYAGVMTSVLVSARALTPPAQRGALMGIILAFAWIGHAFGGYQGAATFDLTGSYMTAFAIGSAAGLLNLALVMTLLVLSHRGRLPAAASVPA from the coding sequence ATGTTGCGATATCGAGCCTGGTACGTGACGGGATCCGCGGCCCTGATGCTTGCGCTGATCATGGGCACCCTGGTCAACGGCCTCACGGCCTTTTTCGTCCCGATCGAGGCCGCCGAGGGTTGGGGACGCTCGGAAATTGCTGCGATCAACAGCTTTGGACTTGTCGGGATCGCGGTCGGAAGCGTGATCATGGGATTCGTTTCCGATCGCCTCGGCATCAGGCCGATCTGTCTGATCGCTGTGACCGCGATGGGGGCTTGTCTGCTTTTGACGGCCCATGCTGACGCGGTCTGGCAGCTCTATGTGATCTTCTTTCTCGCCGGTGCATTTAGCGGAGGCGCGCTGTTCGCTCCGATTTTCGCGACGGTCGGAAACTGGTTCCCGACTTCGGCGGGTCTCGCGATCGGTATTGCCGCCGCGGGGCAGGCTGTTGGGCAGGGGGGCGTACCCTTCCTTTCCGCATTTCTCATCGAGCGCTTTGGCTGGCGCGGCGCGATGATTGCGTTGGGAGCGGCCGTTCTCGCGATGCTTCTGCCCCTGGCCGCGTTCATGCGCGATGCGCCGGCGTCGTCGTCCGGAGGTGGCGCGGCCCAAGCCCCTCCGATCCGATCGACGCTTGCCGTTCCCATCCTCAGCGTGGCGGTGTTCTTTTGCTGCGCCTGCATGGCGGTGCCGCTCATGCATTTGATGCCTCTCATTCAAGGCCTCTGCATTCCCGCGACCGATGCTGGTGGCGTCATGCTCGCCATGCTACTCGCCGCCATCGCCGGTCGGATCGCCTATGGCAAGCTGTGCGACATGATCGGCCCGCTGTCATCGTGGGCGGTGGCCTCATCGCTCCAGACCGCCGGCGTCCTGGCCTTCACGCAGTTTACGTCGCTTCGCGGCTTCCTGATCTTTTCGATCGTGTACGGCTTCGCTTACGCCGGCGTCATGACGAGCGTGCTGGTCTCCGCACGTGCCTTGACGCCGCCGGCACAGCGCGGTGCCCTGATGGGAATCATTCTCGCATTTGCCTGGATCGGCCACGCTTTTGGCGGATATCAGGGCGCCGCGACCTTCGACCTGACCGGAAGCTATATGACGGCCTTCGCGATTGGCTCCGCCGCCGGCCTCTTGAATCTAGCTCTGGTGATGACCCTGTTGGTGCTCTCGCATCGCGGTCGTCTGCCGGCCGCCGCAAGCGTGCCGGCCTAA
- a CDS encoding MFS transporter encodes MRLPFFYGWVVVAVTFVTMAIGVNARTAFSLFFPPIISEFGWERGVTAGAFSFGFVVSGIVSPLIGRLMDRAGPRAVMELGVVLMGGGLLLAPLTSAPWHLYVTIGVMVGAGSVCLGYSGQSLFLPNWFIRKRGFAIGIAFAGVGIGSVTLLPWVQHLIEQTGWRTACTAMGLLVLIVLAPINVLLRKRPEDIGLQPDGDAAPAAGAAKAVSNIVDPVWVETEWTLKRAVATARFWWIAFGYFCGLYIWYAVQVHQTKFLLDIGFSPGVAVWALGIVSLLGIPGQILLGHVSDRIGREWVWAISCAGFAICFAALMALKFQPSLWLVYLMVFTQGPLGYGLTSIMGAVVFEIFQGRHQGSIFGTIMLAALAGGAAGPWVTGFLYDRTGDYTLAFGIAMIMSGLSALSIWQAAPGKVRAVAGRLHKLQGRTAE; translated from the coding sequence ATGCGGCTTCCGTTCTTCTACGGCTGGGTCGTGGTCGCCGTGACCTTCGTCACCATGGCCATCGGCGTCAACGCGCGCACGGCCTTTTCATTGTTCTTTCCGCCGATCATCTCCGAATTCGGCTGGGAGCGTGGCGTCACTGCGGGCGCCTTCTCCTTCGGCTTCGTGGTGTCGGGTATCGTCAGCCCGTTGATCGGCCGCCTGATGGATCGCGCTGGCCCGCGCGCGGTGATGGAGCTCGGCGTCGTGCTGATGGGCGGCGGGCTGCTGCTTGCCCCGCTCACCAGCGCGCCCTGGCATCTCTATGTCACCATCGGCGTCATGGTCGGCGCCGGTTCGGTATGCCTCGGCTATTCCGGCCAGTCGCTGTTTCTGCCGAACTGGTTCATCCGCAAGCGCGGCTTTGCCATCGGCATCGCCTTTGCCGGCGTCGGCATCGGTTCGGTGACGCTGCTGCCGTGGGTGCAGCACTTGATCGAACAGACCGGCTGGCGTACCGCCTGCACCGCGATGGGGCTGCTCGTCCTGATCGTGCTGGCGCCGATCAATGTGCTGCTGCGCAAGCGCCCCGAGGATATCGGCCTGCAGCCGGACGGCGATGCAGCTCCGGCCGCGGGAGCGGCAAAGGCCGTCTCCAACATCGTCGATCCCGTCTGGGTCGAGACCGAATGGACGCTGAAACGCGCCGTCGCGACCGCGCGGTTCTGGTGGATCGCGTTCGGCTATTTCTGCGGCCTGTACATCTGGTACGCGGTGCAGGTGCACCAGACCAAATTCCTGCTCGACATCGGCTTCAGTCCCGGCGTCGCGGTGTGGGCGCTCGGCATCGTCAGCCTGCTGGGCATTCCCGGCCAGATTCTGCTCGGCCATGTCTCCGACCGGATCGGACGGGAATGGGTCTGGGCGATCAGCTGCGCCGGCTTTGCGATCTGCTTCGCCGCGCTGATGGCGCTGAAGTTCCAGCCGTCATTGTGGCTGGTCTATCTCATGGTGTTCACGCAGGGCCCGCTCGGCTACGGCCTCACCTCGATCATGGGCGCGGTGGTGTTCGAGATCTTCCAGGGCAGGCACCAGGGCAGCATCTTCGGAACGATCATGCTGGCCGCGCTGGCGGGCGGTGCGGCCGGGCCCTGGGTGACCGGCTTTCTCTACGATCGCACCGGCGACTATACGCTCGCCTTCGGCATCGCCATGATCATGAGCGGCTTGTCGGCGCTCTCGATCTGGCAGGCGGCGCCGGGCAAGGTACGGGCCGTGGCCGGCCGGCTGCACAAGCTCCAGGGTCGAACCGCCGAGTAG